In Mycobacterium sp. 050128, one genomic interval encodes:
- a CDS encoding cytochrome P450: MSQTTPAATDPLARLPLPPGPRVPGLVQTALFSHRARITPWLRKHYGDVIAVSVLGRPSVLVCSPELTRSVLGGDPTTFHAGEGRFQGLRNVMGEHSVVTTDEAEHQRLRKLLVAPFNGAALRGYRDITNELAAKEIDRWPLGTPFAAQPRMNAATLEIMLRVVLGLHEGPRLDVLRVPLLRLVSASMAVYADEVVPQLQRFGPWKRFRQLLTHIDDLLYAEIRERRNAVQTAQRRDVLSRLITTDVEGDRLSDAELRDQMVTLLLTGHETTAITLSWALHDLAHNPALQDKAIAAVDTGDDKYFEAVIKESMRLHPVVHSVARRLTHDIELGGYRIPAGHIVFAGIGPVQSDPDQHADPHVFRPERFLDGSATASNWLPFGAGVRRCLGAGFGMMESTAILREVLLNYRLTPGRSRPETARARHVVYIPSHGARIIAQRRVK, encoded by the coding sequence ATGAGCCAGACGACGCCAGCGGCGACCGATCCACTCGCGCGGCTGCCGCTACCGCCCGGCCCACGAGTGCCCGGCCTGGTGCAGACCGCACTGTTCTCCCATCGGGCCCGCATCACGCCCTGGCTGCGCAAGCACTACGGCGATGTCATCGCGGTCTCCGTACTGGGCCGGCCTTCTGTCCTGGTGTGCAGTCCCGAACTCACTCGGTCCGTGCTCGGCGGCGACCCGACCACCTTCCACGCGGGCGAGGGAAGATTCCAGGGCCTACGCAACGTGATGGGCGAGCACTCCGTGGTGACCACTGACGAAGCTGAGCACCAACGGCTTCGCAAACTGCTGGTCGCTCCCTTTAACGGCGCTGCACTGCGCGGCTACCGGGACATCACTAACGAACTCGCCGCCAAAGAAATCGACCGGTGGCCGCTCGGCACCCCGTTCGCCGCCCAGCCGCGAATGAATGCCGCGACTCTGGAAATAATGTTGCGAGTTGTGTTGGGTCTGCACGAGGGGCCACGGCTCGACGTGCTTCGTGTCCCGCTCTTGAGACTCGTCTCCGCATCCATGGCGGTGTACGCCGACGAGGTGGTACCCCAGTTGCAGCGGTTCGGGCCCTGGAAGCGATTCCGTCAACTCCTAACGCACATCGACGACCTGCTCTACGCCGAGATCCGCGAGCGCCGCAACGCGGTGCAGACTGCGCAGCGCCGTGACGTGTTGTCTCGGTTGATCACTACGGACGTGGAAGGAGACCGGCTCTCGGATGCCGAGCTGCGCGACCAGATGGTCACCCTGCTGCTGACCGGCCACGAAACCACCGCGATCACGCTGTCCTGGGCGTTGCACGACCTGGCGCATAATCCCGCATTGCAGGACAAGGCCATTGCCGCGGTCGACACCGGCGACGACAAATACTTCGAAGCCGTGATCAAAGAGTCGATGCGGCTACATCCCGTGGTCCACTCAGTCGCACGACGACTGACCCACGATATTGAACTGGGCGGCTATCGAATTCCCGCCGGCCACATCGTATTTGCCGGCATCGGCCCGGTGCAGTCCGATCCCGACCAGCATGCCGATCCGCACGTGTTCCGGCCCGAACGCTTTCTCGACGGCTCGGCCACGGCCTCGAACTGGTTGCCTTTCGGCGCGGGGGTACGCCGTTGTCTGGGGGCGGGATTCGGGATGATGGAATCCACCGCGATCCTTCGTGAGGTCCTGCTCAATTACCGTCTCACGCCCGGCCGCAGCCGGCCCGAGACGGCCCGCGCCCGTCACGTCGTCTACATCCCTTCCCACGGCGCCCGCATCATCGCTCAACGGCGCGTGAAATAG
- a CDS encoding TetR/AcrR family transcriptional regulator — translation MPLDAARDTRAVPNALLTAASDTLRQLGPRRFSLTAVAEAAGVSRGTVHNVLGTRDNAIATALNQLAAGFIDTMAVEIAKEATLAEQAAAVAVLICAHRQRSQSMPRGLDRGILVLLLDHGGDELMRRAIELWKPLVKAAQRNGEVGPTVDAARASEWIVRMLFSFELIPPIAVNLDNPRAVRRYVCDHIVAGLTGADRV, via the coding sequence GTGCCCCTCGATGCCGCGCGCGACACCCGGGCGGTGCCGAACGCGTTGTTGACCGCCGCCTCCGACACGTTGCGCCAGCTGGGGCCCAGGCGCTTCAGCCTCACGGCCGTGGCCGAAGCCGCCGGCGTTTCGCGTGGCACCGTCCACAATGTGTTGGGCACCCGCGACAACGCAATTGCCACCGCACTCAACCAGCTGGCCGCCGGTTTCATCGACACCATGGCCGTCGAGATCGCCAAGGAAGCCACCCTGGCCGAGCAGGCGGCGGCGGTCGCGGTGCTGATCTGTGCGCATCGTCAACGCTCGCAATCGATGCCGCGCGGCCTGGATCGCGGCATCCTGGTCCTGCTGTTGGACCACGGCGGCGACGAGTTGATGCGCCGTGCGATCGAATTGTGGAAGCCCTTGGTCAAAGCCGCCCAGCGGAACGGAGAAGTCGGTCCGACGGTCGACGCGGCACGTGCTAGCGAATGGATCGTGCGAATGCTATTCAGTTTCGAGCTAATCCCCCCGATCGCGGTCAACCTCGACAATCCCCGTGCCGTGCGCCGGTACGTCTGCGATCACATCGTCGCCGGCCTGACCGGGGCCGACCGTGTCTGA
- a CDS encoding flavin-containing monooxygenase, giving the protein MSEPDYEVAIIGAGPGGIAAAKLLRDKGINDFIILDRGPDFGGTWRDNHYPGLAVDIPVLWYQLSFAPNPNWTRFFAPGPEIYQYLRDTAARFKLYKHLRANAEVVQQQWDAAGSRWHLSIKDQPPVSARFVINSVGGYVNAKNVIDIDGVDDFVGTILRPNAWDDDYDTAGKHIAIIGTGSSGVQIAGALSSQAASLVVYQRTPAWVLPKVDFDIAPWMRRLLRLPGMAGAVNALGRASMDAFMLAPLMHLLPLLPDRVLTRVMPLYDAWCRLLYRLLLRAVVEDPQTRRALVPRYGLLAKRPVISSSFLPVFNHVGTQLITTPIERITRTGIRTADGTDRPADLIVLATGYELWTDPETYRPGTILGDNGFDLARYYRAEGLRSYSGTAHPRLPNRWEIVGPLGFVGFAWPDFVETMAAHAVRMIDEVRQRGATSVAVRQSAFDRWNDRMHRQGKAVRLYLTACNPGLSTYFVNSQRDTVYHRPQTITASRRFSRRSPLTDYEFRTQPAVQPEPAPSVEELSA; this is encoded by the coding sequence GTGTCTGAACCCGACTACGAAGTGGCGATCATCGGTGCCGGGCCGGGCGGGATCGCCGCGGCGAAGTTGTTGCGCGACAAGGGCATCAATGACTTCATCATTTTAGACCGCGGACCCGACTTCGGCGGCACCTGGCGGGATAATCACTACCCCGGCCTGGCCGTCGACATCCCGGTGCTCTGGTACCAGTTGTCCTTCGCGCCGAACCCCAACTGGACTCGGTTCTTCGCGCCGGGACCGGAGATCTACCAGTATCTGCGCGACACCGCGGCCCGCTTCAAGCTCTACAAGCACCTGCGCGCCAATGCCGAAGTCGTACAACAACAATGGGACGCAGCGGGCAGTCGGTGGCACCTTTCGATCAAGGATCAGCCGCCGGTGTCGGCGCGCTTCGTGATCAACTCGGTAGGCGGCTATGTCAACGCCAAGAACGTGATCGACATCGACGGCGTCGACGACTTCGTCGGCACCATCCTGCGGCCAAATGCCTGGGACGACGACTACGACACCGCGGGTAAACACATCGCCATCATCGGCACCGGTTCCAGTGGGGTCCAGATTGCCGGAGCTTTATCGAGCCAGGCCGCCAGTCTGGTTGTCTATCAGCGCACTCCGGCGTGGGTACTGCCCAAGGTCGACTTCGACATCGCGCCCTGGATGCGCCGGCTGTTGCGGTTGCCCGGCATGGCCGGTGCCGTCAATGCCCTGGGGCGGGCCAGCATGGACGCCTTCATGCTTGCGCCGCTGATGCATCTGCTGCCGCTGCTGCCCGACCGGGTACTCACGCGCGTCATGCCGCTTTACGACGCCTGGTGCCGGCTGCTGTACCGATTGCTGCTGCGCGCAGTGGTCGAGGATCCGCAGACGCGCCGAGCGCTGGTTCCCCGCTATGGCCTGCTCGCCAAGCGTCCGGTCATCTCCAGCAGCTTCCTGCCCGTGTTCAACCACGTGGGCACGCAGCTGATCACCACCCCGATCGAGCGCATCACCCGCACCGGCATCCGCACCGCCGACGGCACCGATCGTCCCGCCGATCTGATCGTGTTGGCCACGGGCTACGAGCTGTGGACCGATCCTGAGACGTACCGTCCCGGAACGATTCTGGGCGATAACGGCTTTGATCTTGCGCGGTATTACCGCGCCGAGGGGTTGCGCAGCTATTCCGGGACCGCGCATCCGCGGCTGCCCAACCGGTGGGAGATCGTCGGACCGCTGGGCTTCGTCGGATTCGCCTGGCCCGACTTCGTCGAGACGATGGCCGCGCACGCCGTGCGCATGATCGACGAGGTACGACAGCGCGGCGCGACATCCGTCGCGGTCCGCCAATCCGCGTTCGACCGCTGGAACGATCGGATGCACCGGCAAGGCAAGGCCGTTCGCCTCTACCTGACGGCCTGCAACCCCGGCCTGTCCACCTACTTTGTGAACTCGCAGCGCGACACCGTCTACCACCGCCCGCAGACCATCACCGCGTCGCGGCGGTTCAGCCGGCGATCGCCGTTGACGGACTACGAGTTTCGTACCCAGCCCGCCGTCCAGCCCGAGCCGGCACCGTCAGTGGAGGAGCTATCGGCATGA
- a CDS encoding mycofactocin-coupled SDR family oxidoreductase — MSETATPLVGKVAFVTGAARGQGRSHCIRLARAGADIVAIDACAPVAEHNGYPPATPEDLTETVNLVEGAGRKILAEEVDVRDLAGQQRVVSNAIEQFGRLDIVVANAGVLNWGRVWEISAQQWQETLDTNLTGLWNTMKSVVPAMIDAGNGGSIINISSAAGIKAVPGCGHYCATKFGVVGLTNSLAVELGEFGIRVNSVHPYGTDTPMGNDLSMYKVFQDHPHYIHSFSPGALPTDSLAAPDLISDIVVWLASDASSLVTAAQIPADKGYLKI; from the coding sequence ATGAGCGAAACCGCCACCCCGTTGGTCGGGAAGGTCGCCTTCGTGACGGGAGCCGCCCGAGGACAGGGCCGCTCACACTGCATCCGGCTGGCCCGGGCCGGAGCCGACATCGTCGCGATCGACGCGTGCGCGCCGGTCGCCGAGCACAACGGCTATCCCCCGGCGACACCCGAAGACCTCACCGAGACGGTCAATCTGGTCGAGGGTGCAGGCCGCAAGATCCTCGCCGAGGAGGTCGACGTCCGCGACCTGGCCGGCCAGCAGCGCGTCGTGTCGAATGCGATCGAACAGTTCGGACGGCTCGACATCGTGGTGGCCAATGCCGGGGTGCTGAATTGGGGCCGGGTGTGGGAGATTTCGGCCCAGCAGTGGCAGGAGACGCTCGATACCAACCTCACCGGGCTGTGGAACACCATGAAGTCCGTGGTGCCGGCAATGATCGACGCCGGCAATGGCGGATCGATCATCAACATCAGCTCCGCGGCCGGGATCAAGGCCGTCCCGGGCTGCGGGCATTACTGCGCAACCAAATTCGGCGTCGTCGGCCTCACCAACTCGCTGGCGGTCGAACTCGGCGAATTCGGCATCCGCGTCAACTCGGTGCACCCCTACGGCACCGACACCCCGATGGGCAACGACCTGTCGATGTACAAGGTCTTTCAGGACCACCCGCACTACATCCACAGCTTCTCGCCGGGCGCACTGCCGACCGATTCGCTGGCTGCCCCCGACCTGATTTCCGACATCGTCGTCTGGCTCGCCAGTGATGCGTCCTCGCTCGTCACCGCCGCCCAAATCCCAGCTGACAAAGGCTATCTCAAGATCTGA
- a CDS encoding DUF1330 domain-containing protein produces MSVYALNLFDIADADEYRAYSRRSPTEVAKHGGRVVALGQFQHAVLGDIEPRQVLILVEWESREAFDNYCTDPELADLHPHREDGSSKYIWHLFDRLDDLRPLLSR; encoded by the coding sequence ATGAGCGTCTATGCCTTGAACCTCTTCGACATCGCCGACGCCGACGAGTACCGCGCCTACTCGCGGCGGTCGCCCACCGAGGTAGCCAAGCACGGTGGTCGCGTTGTCGCGCTGGGCCAGTTCCAGCATGCGGTTCTCGGCGACATCGAACCGCGTCAGGTGCTGATCCTGGTGGAGTGGGAATCGCGAGAAGCCTTCGACAACTACTGCACCGACCCGGAACTCGCCGATCTGCATCCGCACCGTGAGGACGGATCGTCGAAATACATCTGGCACCTCTTCGACCGCCTTGACGACCTCAGGCCACTCCTAAGTCGATAA
- the cax gene encoding calcium/proton exchanger: MPDAATPVLVRSDRILLLLSAVFVLGAGFAHFGDWNSVLTFLVAAAAVGMLAALVGHSVDQLGDRFGAGATGVLQSALGNLPELFICLFSLRHGLVDVVRAALVGSVLANLLLVLGLAFVAGGLRHGTQQLGSHRARTVTVLMLLSVTALSIPSVAYWVHTPASHHEDALSIVVSVLLLALFALSLPASLRRHDDEAEPAVSHEHPRWPVWLAIGMLAGAGVLAAFVSEWFVDALQPAMHALNISEVFAGLVVVAIAGNAVENFVGIQLAAKGQSAYAFSVVLNSPLQISLVLGPALVLISQVTGMAGLTLVFSPMLVVALLLAVILTAFISFDGESTWLEGATLVVLYGIIAAAFWWG, encoded by the coding sequence ATGCCGGACGCCGCCACGCCCGTACTGGTCCGGTCCGACCGAATCCTGTTGCTCCTCTCGGCGGTGTTCGTGCTGGGTGCGGGGTTCGCCCATTTCGGCGACTGGAACTCGGTGCTGACCTTCCTGGTCGCCGCCGCCGCGGTGGGTATGCTCGCGGCGCTGGTCGGCCACAGTGTGGATCAGCTCGGCGACCGCTTTGGAGCCGGCGCCACCGGGGTGCTCCAGTCGGCGCTTGGCAACCTTCCCGAGCTCTTCATCTGCCTGTTCAGCCTCCGGCATGGCCTGGTCGACGTGGTCCGCGCGGCTCTGGTCGGGTCCGTCTTGGCCAATCTGCTGCTCGTATTGGGTCTCGCATTCGTGGCCGGAGGACTTCGTCACGGCACTCAGCAACTCGGATCGCACCGTGCCCGCACCGTGACGGTGTTGATGTTGCTGTCGGTTACGGCGCTGTCGATCCCGTCGGTGGCTTACTGGGTCCACACCCCGGCCTCCCACCACGAGGACGCACTGTCGATCGTCGTTTCGGTGCTGCTGCTCGCTTTGTTCGCGTTGTCCCTACCGGCATCGTTGCGACGGCACGACGACGAGGCCGAGCCCGCTGTATCTCATGAACACCCGCGCTGGCCGGTCTGGCTCGCGATCGGCATGCTCGCCGGCGCCGGGGTTCTGGCGGCCTTCGTGTCGGAGTGGTTCGTCGACGCGCTGCAACCGGCCATGCACGCACTCAACATCTCCGAGGTGTTCGCAGGCCTGGTCGTGGTCGCGATCGCCGGCAACGCGGTAGAGAACTTCGTCGGCATCCAGCTTGCCGCCAAAGGACAATCCGCGTACGCATTCTCGGTCGTTCTCAATTCGCCACTGCAGATCTCGCTGGTGCTGGGACCGGCGCTGGTGCTCATCTCGCAGGTCACCGGCATGGCCGGGCTGACCCTGGTCTTCAGCCCGATGTTGGTGGTGGCGTTGCTGCTCGCCGTCATCCTCACCGCGTTCATCTCGTTCGACGGCGAATCGACGTGGCTCGAAGGCGCCACTCTCGTCGTGCTCTACGGGATCATCGCCGCAGCGTTCTGGTGGGGTTGA
- a CDS encoding transglutaminase-like domain-containing protein produces the protein MPAWRRRTATNDGSTSDVSRSVGAEMEVEVTEPAVLDFQIAVSRQPGIEVSESLTIKHNGKAVEPREIIGAHQTRIHLVPADKGTVTLSYEATVLGHADPDPVTDIDAITYLRPSRYAEADKFFGFAATEFQQYGTSVTLLEKVSSWVGTRLNYVPGSSDPIDGAADTLLAGAGVCRDYAHLVIALLRAVHVPARLVAVYAPGCQPMDFHAVAEALIDGVWQVVDATCLAPRQSMVRIATGRDAADTAFLDNHGGAINLQNMTVTAVVDGELPKDSVEQLVSLG, from the coding sequence ATGCCTGCATGGAGACGTCGCACCGCGACGAACGACGGCAGCACGTCCGACGTCAGCCGCAGCGTTGGCGCGGAGATGGAAGTCGAGGTGACCGAACCCGCGGTGCTGGATTTCCAGATCGCGGTCAGCCGTCAACCCGGCATCGAGGTGAGCGAGTCGCTGACCATCAAGCACAACGGCAAGGCCGTCGAACCGCGCGAGATCATCGGCGCGCACCAGACCCGAATTCATCTCGTGCCGGCCGACAAGGGAACGGTGACCCTGTCATACGAAGCGACGGTTCTCGGCCACGCGGACCCCGACCCCGTCACCGATATCGACGCCATCACCTATTTGCGCCCGAGCAGGTACGCCGAAGCCGACAAGTTCTTCGGGTTCGCCGCAACCGAATTCCAGCAGTACGGCACCTCGGTGACTCTGCTCGAGAAGGTCTCGTCGTGGGTCGGCACCCGGCTGAATTATGTTCCCGGTTCTAGTGATCCGATCGACGGGGCCGCCGACACCTTGCTCGCGGGCGCCGGCGTGTGCCGCGACTATGCCCATCTGGTGATCGCGCTGCTGCGGGCGGTCCATGTCCCGGCCCGACTGGTTGCGGTGTATGCGCCGGGCTGCCAGCCGATGGATTTTCACGCCGTGGCCGAGGCACTGATCGACGGTGTCTGGCAGGTCGTCGACGCCACCTGCCTGGCCCCTCGCCAGTCCATGGTCCGTATTGCCACGGGCCGGGATGCCGCCGACACCGCTTTCCTGGACAACCATGGCGGCGCCATCAACCTGCAAAACATGACCGTCACCGCGGTTGTCGACGGTGAGCTACCCAAGGACTCGGTCGAGCAACTCGTCAGCCTGGGGTAG
- a CDS encoding CocE/NonD family hydrolase, protein MRLVDRAMNRMLGLPPATTDYSVRKGVPVPMRDGVVLRADHYLPRTATPAGTLLLRCPYGRGAPVSWIYAQLYAQRGYHVVLQSVRGTFGSDGEFEPATHEVEDGADTVAWLRDQPWFTGTFATIGQSYLGFTQWALLVDPPPELVTAVIIVGPHESKSLIARNGGLALNNVLWWCAQVANQEIGGPARRTLRQFTSERGVRAAANRLPLGRSGRDLLGAGASWYEDALEHSGVSDEYWRRADVEAAPDRTRIPVLLIGGWQDLFLGQTLEQYRRLKANGSNPALHIGAWTHLEMLGKSAGLITRETLPWLARHLAGESSVARSPVRIFVTGGPGWRDLPDWPPASRTRTLYLNPGAALSRAAVTDESASRFTYDPADPTPTIGGPLLSASNVGYRDDTALSLRRDVITFTTAPLTHDWEVIGTPSVELQHSTDNPHADVFVRLSEVDSRGRSRNVSEGFVRRVDQDPTVRITLDAIAHRFRAGTRIRLMIAGGSHPHYARNLGTGEPPLTALAMKQSRHTVAHAASRLDLPVVQTGPHE, encoded by the coding sequence CGGCCACGACCGACTACTCGGTGCGCAAAGGCGTACCCGTGCCGATGCGTGACGGCGTCGTCCTTCGCGCCGACCACTACCTGCCGCGGACCGCGACACCGGCCGGCACATTACTGCTGCGCTGCCCGTACGGCCGCGGCGCTCCGGTGTCGTGGATATACGCCCAGCTATATGCCCAACGCGGCTATCACGTCGTATTACAAAGTGTGCGAGGCACATTCGGCTCCGATGGCGAATTCGAACCGGCCACGCACGAGGTCGAAGACGGGGCCGACACTGTGGCGTGGCTGCGGGACCAACCCTGGTTCACCGGCACCTTCGCCACGATCGGCCAGTCGTATCTGGGCTTCACCCAATGGGCGCTGCTCGTCGACCCGCCCCCCGAACTTGTCACCGCGGTCATCATCGTCGGACCCCACGAGTCCAAGTCGCTCATTGCACGCAACGGCGGGCTCGCCTTGAACAACGTGTTGTGGTGGTGTGCTCAGGTCGCGAATCAAGAGATCGGCGGCCCCGCGCGAAGGACGCTGCGGCAGTTCACTTCCGAGCGTGGTGTGCGGGCGGCGGCAAACCGGCTGCCGTTGGGCCGCAGCGGACGGGACCTGCTGGGGGCGGGAGCATCGTGGTACGAAGACGCGCTGGAACACAGCGGCGTCAGCGACGAGTACTGGCGGCGCGCCGACGTCGAGGCGGCCCCGGACCGCACGAGGATTCCGGTGTTGCTGATCGGTGGGTGGCAGGACCTGTTCCTTGGCCAGACGCTCGAGCAGTATCGGCGGCTGAAGGCCAACGGGTCAAATCCCGCGCTGCACATCGGTGCGTGGACACACCTCGAGATGTTGGGTAAGTCGGCCGGACTGATCACACGCGAGACACTGCCATGGCTGGCAAGGCATCTCGCCGGCGAGAGTTCGGTGGCGCGGAGTCCGGTGCGCATCTTCGTCACGGGCGGACCGGGCTGGCGCGACCTACCCGACTGGCCACCCGCGAGCCGAACCCGCACGCTGTATCTCAATCCGGGTGCCGCGCTGTCGCGAGCTGCGGTCACCGACGAGTCGGCGTCACGATTCACCTACGACCCCGCCGATCCCACTCCGACGATCGGCGGGCCGCTGCTGTCCGCTTCCAATGTCGGGTATCGGGACGACACCGCACTGAGCCTCCGACGCGACGTGATCACCTTCACTACAGCGCCGTTGACGCACGACTGGGAGGTCATCGGAACGCCATCGGTGGAACTGCAACATTCCACCGACAATCCTCACGCCGATGTCTTCGTCCGGCTCAGCGAGGTCGATTCGCGCGGTCGCTCGCGCAATGTTTCCGAGGGCTTCGTACGCCGTGTCGACCAAGACCCAACCGTGCGAATCACTTTGGATGCCATCGCCCACCGCTTCCGAGCCGGGACAAGGATCAGGCTGATGATTGCCGGCGGCTCGCACCCGCACTACGCCCGCAATCTCGGCACGGGCGAACCGCCACTGACCGCCCTCGCGATGAAGCAGTCACGCCACACCGTCGCGCACGCGGCGTCGCGTCTGGACCTGCCCGTCGTGCAGACGGGGCCGCACGAGTGA